The following DNA comes from Sander lucioperca isolate FBNREF2018 chromosome 2, SLUC_FBN_1.2, whole genome shotgun sequence.
ttgaatgcaaacgggaaaaaagattttggaggagagtagttcttagaactgcttagaagtgtacttttcctctaaaaagtacaagtactatccgatcggaaagcacctatggtcgcagactggacggggcggggtcacgtgactacacacgcggcggccgtaatatgttttaaggggaaagtacattaacacacagtgggctgccgcggaaatattaataggattaaaagaccgaaataaccgacttggtaaaattacgtcggttataggctctgaatttcggttacgattatttttcgattaataaTCCAGCCCTATAATTTAATTTGAAGGTTCTATGGTAACTTTATTTGGATGGAAGGTTTGATTGGTAAATGATTATAAAATGTTCCCTCCAGACAAACGTTGGTTTACTTCCTTGTGCTGCAATGTCTAACCTTGTGTTTAGGAAACTGTGCTCCACAGCGAGACGAGGAACGGAGAGAAGGTTCAGATAACTGTCACCCTGACAAATGAACTGCCACCTACATCTCCAGTGTGCATTCAGTTTTACAACATCATATTCAGAAGGTAAATCTTCCAGTTTCTAGGTCTTTTATAAAACACAGTTAGAACTGAAATATGTAATGCATCAGCCAAGTTAAATGAAACATCCTCCAATAATTGACTTTGCCTGTGATTGGTGTACTTGTAGTTATTAGTGTTGCATTTTTAATATTGGAAGCAAAATCATTACATCTGATTACAATAGCTTAGATACCAATACAATTCACCGCATCATTTTGGATCATCTGATTAATGGTGTTATTTAATTTCTTCAGGATCTTGAGAATTCTCGACATGCAGCAGATAGGACGCAACTACTATAACCCCAAAGATCCACTGAACATCCCACAGCACAGGTATTTTCATTTGCCTCACAATAGTgtatatttttcaaaataagctTTTGCCTCTTAATTAAAACTAATGGCAGGGATATACATCAGCACAAGTAAACGCagcattttaaatgacattacatTGTTCTCACTTCATTACACCAACCTTTTAAATACACTGCATTAGTTATTCACATCCCAGTATGAACACAGTAGAGTCACTCTTTTTCAACTTGGCCTTAATAAAAGTTGTTTTCTAGCGGAGGCTCAATAATTACAGGCTGGCTGCTCTGTTATAATCGTAGTGTGTCTGTTAGAATGCAATACCCCCAAGACTTGTAAATAATGTGAAAAGAAAATCCTGAGACAGTTGATTAATCCACTGCACTTTTAAGCAATACAAACATTGTATATGATTCTGAAAGATAAAACATTACAAGGTAGCCATGCATATTGACTCACTAATAATAAATGCATTAGCATTCAATAGCCGCAGATATCCAAAAATCCACAGCTTGGCACAAACTAACATGAAACTAACAGTAGTCTAGAGTTCACTAGAAACTTAAGTCTGGGTAAAGCAAAATCAGTGATTTCTTGTCTAAAGTTACATGTTAAATACATGTTAGAAAATACTACTGAATTGTCACtaacttggaaaaaaacaaagattggggggaaaaaaataaaaaatactttgaAAAGACCATAAACTGTTGTACTGAATTGTGGAGTTAAGAccattaaactgtttttcaccATTTCTGTGTCCAGGATTTTTTGGGCGGCTCCCTCCTGGAGCGAATGGCATCAGTGTCGTTTTGTTCACCTTGTGTTAACGGCCTGAGTTCGCTACGTTCCACAAGCTCTCTtagctagggttgggtattgtttgggttttttccgataccggtgcctAAAccgatactttaaaaaaaaaaaaaaaaaaaagaagaagaagagtcaGCGACATTAAATAAgtagcttgtttattgctaggactatatggtcaaaattaaatgatttattaataatgtaataacaatttatttcaccagtaaattgctgttaaacgacaaaaacaaccgcCAGTTTGGCAGCGCAGGTTTGCTACCCTCATTTTAGAAGTAGAAAATACGATTATCTGtaaggtttttattttgaagagtTATCGTGGTGGTCCAGGCTAAAAGCAAGTTCAGTTAATGGACAATCTTCAATGCTGGAAACTAAAAAGATCCTGTCTCTACTAGGCTGACCATCTGGCCCGGCTACACCACAACCATTTTGCGGTACGAGTCATCCATTATGCTGTGTACTGACGTAAGCCACAAGGTGTTGCGTAGTGAGACGGTCCTTGACTTTATGGCCAACCTGAGGCAAAAGTGTGGAAATCAACGCTTCCCTGAGATCTGCACCAAGGAGCTTGTTGGACTCATAGTCCTCACCAAGTAGGAtcaacattacacacacacacacacacacacgcacacattctTGGATTAATATGCAGAAGtcttgcaactttataatacaaGCCCAGAAGTGTTTATCAACTATTATTCATCCTCTTacttcctcattttttttaggtACAACAACAAGACCTACAGGATTGATGATATTGCTTGGGATCACACTCCCAACAACACATTCACGAGGGGAGACAAAGACATTTCCTTTAAGAACTACTACAAGACTGTAGGTGTCATGCACTCAACAGTATTGGTTTTACTAAAACGATAATGGATATCAACTTTCCTGCTTCTACCAAtgcacactgacagacacacaaatatagTGAATGTTGCATTGACTCATATTGGCACGTACTCAGTTTGAAGTACAGCATATGGAAGATTTTTGTAGGCTAAATATAGTCAGTAATGCATCTTAATAGTagcctttttctcttttcttttttcctattTTCTGTTTTAAGCAATATAACCTGGACATCACTGATGGGAACCAGGTGCTGCTGGTCAGCCATGTGAAGAAGGCGATGGGTCCTTCTGGAGGTCCTCCTCCTGGCCCTGCCATGCTAATCCCAGAGCTGTGCTACCTTACAGGTTACCATCTAATTTCCCTGTGACTTGCAACATATTGTATTAGGCATGTGTTGGTTCACCTATAGCAATGGTATCGTTTATATTTATAAGGAGGGCATAAGTACTGAAGTGGAAGAATAATGATGGAATAGTTTTCTGATCATAAGACTACAACATAAAAGTGTAGACAGACTCTGAAGTtcttaccgtggatttccacaggatgcagaacgtctgcggaccggctccgctgtggaacggctgcgtgctccgccgtccgtcaatatccaccaggtccggatttgttgcgtaacggctgcggccagccgaccacgagatcttgcgaattcacgtatgttcgcgtgatataacaggatgtagtttctataaacagaaccacaaaaccaacaacagtttgtttccatccagaggagtagagggaaaacaactctgtgctgtgtttccaaggtgtagtgcagggaaatatgacctgccgtgagcacagtgtattttattttgaaaagtaaccggatgttttattttgtttctgtgctcaactttctgtcccgcacaatctgaattgtgctgaattgctgcggagctctccgtcgtccgttaaaaatagaagctctgcatatctgctccggagggctgcggactgacggaactgggacggagtagggacgcagacgttctgcagtcagtggaaatacacacattgactttaatggaaacctaatgactccgtcgacgttctggagacgttccgcatccagtggaaattgccggttatgTGGGTTTTGGCGACAGCAGTTTGTGtcaatattaattttttttaaattctttgaCAGGCTTGACTGACAAGATGCGAGCTGACTACAACATCATGAAGGACTTGAACACCCACACCAAGTTAGAACCAGAGCAGAGGGAGGTTCGCCTCAACAGATTTGTTTCTAATATACACACGTAGGTGATAATCTGGTGTTTTATCTTTGTACTTGTGCCCAAATGTTTGATTGTCAGAAATACTGCAAGCATCCATGTACCTTAACTAAGATCTGCACAAACTAGACAAACATTGTAGCAGTTCATCACCAGCCTGCTGACCAGGTCTAATCAACACATGGTAGTGTAGATGTGATTTTAAGGCATTGGAAATTCTAATTATTCCTTATTAGCTCCTGCTTGACAGAGAAGCTGTAAACGTCACAGCTACAAATTGTGAAAAGTTAACATTGAACCTGTCACAACCATGGATATATAATCAAACCTAGATACAGTGTTTtaagagttgctcagtggtgcATGAGGCCAGAGAAGTTGAACTTCTGTGTATAAAATTACCCATATGACTGGCGTTGCTTCCGCACTATGGGGCCCATAGCGCAGGCATGCTAGAGAGCGTTGCCGGCGGAGCCGACTACTTCCGGTTTAGCACTCCGAACTGAATTGGGATAAAATAATGTATTCGTTCTAGACTTTTCAAATTTTATCGGACCagatggatcaaattctgatactGAAACGAGTCATTTTGTGGCATTTGTAACGCttgaaaaaatgtatccactgatttacagatgaCCTTTTTTTGCTACGGAAAGTCTTTTGTGCCCTGTGGCATCACATGAGGATACAGAAGTTGTAATTCTACTGTTTGGTCGCTATGTGGAATTGGCTTCAGAGCCCGGCGCACTTCCTGGGGTCCTGGTCACAACTACCTTCTCTGTCTGTTTAGACACTGTCATATATCTAAATATGTATCTTCCCCTAGAAGTTGTCCTCATCTCAGCAGCTTGTGTAATTGGTCTGTTCATGTGCACAGAAGTTAAAATACCAAGTTTTTCTGTCAAGATCTTCAGGCATTAAAATCCCAGGCTTTGGTTTAAATCCTAAACATTATTTCATAGGAATACTGATGCACAGGCGGAGTTGGATAAGTGGGGACTCAACTTTGATAAGCAGCTCCTGCATCTGACTGGCAGAGTCCTCCCAGCGGAGAGGATTTTCCAGGGACCAAAATCGGTAGAACATTCTTggttatatttgtttttaattaaattgaTTTATGATTTAATTGAAAGATTAACATAATTTGTCACCCAGTATGACTACAACCCCAGGGCAGCTGACTGGTCCAAAGAGATGCGTGGGATGCCTCTGATCAGCTCTCCTCCGCTGGAAAACTGGCTCATGCTATACACCCGTCGTAACGGCAACGAAGCCCAGTCCCTCCTGCAGACCCTCAACAGAGTCTCGGGTCCACTTGGTTTCCGCATGCAGAGAGCTGTTATGTGAGTATAAgaacaatgtaacaaaaaactGTTTCTAACTGGGGCCTGAAAAAGTAAAATGATTTATGATGCTTAGACGGGTACCTGAAATCCTTGAATTTCAAggttttttgtattgtatatgtatttgagtgtaaaatacatttaaatgcacTGAGTTGCCAGTTTATCTAATACACTCAGCTAAAACAAATGCAGTCTCATACATAAAGGTAATGTTTAGTTATTGAAACTTCCAACTTTAGGATACTTTTGGATGCTTCAGTTTGttgaattgtattttaatataGCCATAGAAGTGTTTATTTATTCTACcctcattgatataaatgggCTGAACAACAATAGAAACACATTCTAACCTTCATGAGGGTAGGATTCATTGCAGGACTGTATTAGACTGGATTAGTTTAAGCTAGGCGTAGGTAACTAACTGGCAACCTTAGTCAGTTTATTGTTACTTAACTAAGCAATTATGGTTGTTTTTTCTGTCAAATTGCCCAGCCCTGATTGGGTGGTTGTCATTTAATTATTGCAAGCTGTCCTTTTATTCAGGATCGAGTATGAGGATCATCAGGAGTCTCTTGTCAGAGCCCTGCAGCAAAATGTTGGACCCCACACACAGATGGTTAGTGACTCAATGAATCTATGTAAAGTGTATTatataatgtaaatattttctgtaattGGCATTccataatatttataatatataatgcagAGATTAGAGCTGCCAATCTTTCTCTATGCCATTCCAATTttatatataaacttagcacaaaaagtaaggaaatttgtgtttggtagattatttctctgtggtaacaatgttttttggcaataaatcttatactgttggaaagcctgtttagttccctttcaaatggtaccccatttgtaaggaacatgcatgcagtatgtgggttgcgcccatgaaaaatttgccaaatcttctctgccaatgccaaaccgcttattctgccattgactcgttgggtgtttggtggattggatgattgaagtttgaagaaacaagacatattggcattttaacaatttattcatttcgcaaacaggagcctcagtagcgtgtggaagaaccatacacagccacaacagcctggcaccccctcctcatgctggtcacacactgctgtgtgaCCAGGCTacggcattgataactaagctTAACGGTGCTGagactactattttagtgatttataagcaaccggtttcttgcagattgtcacattactgagaatacagatattaaaaggtaatatatgaagtcgaaGCTCTCTGGCACCTGTAGGGCAACTAACAAACTTTAGCTGTCtacatgaagctcccagctaagctcctgTAACTCAGTCTGCAGTCcttccgatttccagccgcagccggTCACTccccctgtactaacgttactcgctAGGTAACGGTAGCTCCGTGATCCtaagacctcacaatgccttgttttTCACTCctaacttattgttcatcagacgtgacGGGACAAAAGCATTTCGTTTTCACATGCGGGTAGACAAAGgcaagaagagggagattagctaatgttagccaacatatttataaatcacatttgaataatttcagcattcaaatagttttgtttttttactattcaaattgTATTCGATTTCGGAATTTGTTCGAACAGCCCTAGTAGAGataatacataaaatgtagaGTGAGTGTATATATGTAGAATGACACTGAGAATATATGGAATGACGTTTGTCATTTGCAAGGGCAAAGATTGTAGATACAGGCTTTTGTGGGGGGCACTTGTGaggtgtgtatatttctgtattAACGTTGACCCCTAACCTGTGAGGTTTACTGCATTCAGTCTTCCACAATGAAACCGTGAAAACATTTCTTCGTAAGTAGAATACTATTGAATGTGGCTACAAGTATTATTTTGACCTGTACATGCAATTACCAGGGTGTTAATAATCTCTCATTCAATATTAAGTTTCATTCGATATATTCAAACTTAATTCAGTATATTCGACTATATATTTTCCGACTATCATTGAATAATTTTATActtccgttttttttttcaaactttatatattatggatgaactttaatgcttttgAGACAGATGTGTCATGTCAACAAAGCAGTGCGAGACCTTCCAGTCGTTTCTGTCAGGTGGTGGTGGTCCTCCCCAGCAACAGGAAGGACAAGTACGATAGTGTCAAGAAGTACCTCTGTGTGGACTGCCCCGTTCCCAGCCAGTGTGTGGTTTCCCGTACCATCAGCAAACCTCAGACACTCATGACTGTGGCTACCAAGATTGCTCTGCAGATGGCTTGTAAGATGGGAGGAGAGCTCTGGAGTGTGGAAATCCCTGTAAGTGGCGTGCACACTAATTAGTTTTGacattaaagaaataaaaaattaaaggacaaatccggcgcaaaacaaacctaggggttaattaacagatgtgtacccactagATCGCTCTCTGGGTCATGTCTTCATGCTAATCGAAatgtgtttgtaaaaaaaagtttagaaaGATAgcagctcccaagacggcggccgcctgtatacgagaacgcgactgtctttataatctatctttttaataaaatgtctgtacacttacaatgttctcaatgcttctgtaaacatttagggaccctcattatgctaccgttgaagtgtggtgatattttgagcctttttagtggttgTAGAAATATATTGTGTTAAGAATAGAATGTCTTGAACGCCTGGGAATGGCCTCGCTCTCTCCTCTTGTCTGGCATGTGTAAGATAAGACAGTTGCAGAAGGAGCAAATTACTCCTGATAAACATTTGGGACATAATGCACCCAGTATATCTAATAGTGACAGCCAGTCTTGAGGCCAGGAGAAGAGTGATTCCAGGCCGCATATTTCGCTATCTTCACAGGGGACAGAACGTCTGAGCTATGACCAACTGATTAGCGCACAGACACCGTAGCGAAAGGAGGAACCTGGAGAGAATAAAGAGAGGGCAGAGAATAGGACGGGACCAGATTCCCGGACAGACTGTTGGCATTAGGACGAGAAAGAACGTCTTAAAGGGGGTCTGGTCCTTATGCATGGGTACCTGTTTGTCATGATGCATAAGTTGTATTCTGTTTGCAATATCATTTActaaagcttttttaaatttaactgaGCCAATCCTGAGTATTACTTTCTGGTCTACCAGTCAACGAACACAGAGGTAGCTTGAGAAGTGACCAAGTGGAGTCAGAAAACACTGGCCTTTTGAGCCTGAGCATCGGTCATATTTATTCCTGCATGGTATGAATAGcgattttgtttttactttccctgtgccccgaatactagtgttgtaagctaatcagcggtccgcgctagcttgtttcaagctacaaacccattcgattagcatgaaaacatgtcccagagagtgaTCGAGTGGGTAtgcatctgttattaacccctaggttaataaccttttttttttttttaaggtgtaTTTTGGAGAAACAAAAGTAGTTCTTAAGTGGATTAAACTGAGAGAATGAAACTGGTAGTGTAATGTTCCATTATTCTAATGGTGTCACATTAAAACAGACACTAAACAGGATTTCCCAAGTGGATGAATCCATTTTGGGGTCTGTTTGCAATCTTCACTCCATCTTGTTTTGGGGGCTTTATGTTTGCTTATGTCCCATATTTGAGATGTACAAATGTGACATTTGCTTACTTATAGCTGTACCCATATGTTGCTCATTTAGGTTTCTCCACAGGTCTAAGTTAGTTAAGTGTCCGTCTCACCATCTTTAGCCTTGGACACGGACTATTCATTAGTTTGAGTTTTTGAGTCTGTTCAACGTGAACGTGTTTAACGAGTGAGAAGTAATGAGAAATGCTGGTTTGGAAAGAGCTGGAACACTGTACTGATAATTTGTCCCACTTCTATGTGCAGCTCAAACAACTGATGATTGTGGGCATTGACTGCTACCATGACACCCTTGCTGGGAAAAGGTCCATTGGAGCTCTAGTGGCCAGCCTCAACCAAGGAATGAGCAGGTTAGTTTGACAGTTTCTTCTCAGACTGTACTGTCTACAGTCTGAATTAGGTTGTGCTTGACATCTGCACAGGTTTGCTTACCAATTTTTAAGGGACCTCCCTGTCTTTTGTGCCATAGTACAACCATAAGTTGCATGACATTTCTAAATTCTTTGTCAAGGTGGTTCTCAAAGTGCGTTCTGCAGCACAAAGGCCAGGAAATTATGGACGGACTGAAGATGGCCTTGAGTGGTAATTTGCCTTCAATAGTTCTACAAATGTCTTTTATTGTAATATGTATATGTTAATTCGCTATCAACAATCTTGGCGTAACAGTCATCactttgtatttgttttccAGCTGCACTGAAGGCCTATCTGAAGTTCAACAACTGCCTGCCTTCGCGCATCATTGTGTACCGAGATGGAGTGGGAGACGGCCAGCTGCACAGCGTGGTCAGCTATGAGGTTTCACAGATCATGGACTCCATCAAGTCCATGGGCCACGACTATGTGTGAGTTTTTCATGTCCAAAgttgtagggggggggggggaatcaatacagcatagtatcacgatattttccgtggcaatactgtattgatacaGACGcaaagtatcgatcttttattatatatgtgttggtcagtttgtctgcttgacaatcccattttgcagcaataaaattgaagtgagatgaaaaaacagaaatttatctttttagataaaacagatgttgagagtttccttttggggacatcatttgaaattggggaaaaaaggtaataaattgcaatatgtttaaaatcgtaataatatcgtatcgtgacataagtattgtggtgATAACGTATCgcgaggcctctggtgattcccacccctacaaaGTTAATCACCCGTATTCAACACCTCCATTTGATTTGTGAATGACATTGAGAACAGCACGGGCTGAAACAAGTAATGCCAAGAGCTCTGGGTTGGATGTGGGCCTCTGTACTTCTTTCATATCAATTGCGCGTGAGTGTGCAAGCCTCATTATACTGTAAATTGCCAATTTTTGATGGAGCCTCTCCACTTGCTCATCATAGGCCCAAGCTGAGTGTGGTAGTGGTGAAGAAGCGCATCAGCAGCAGGTTTTTCGCTCACATCAATGGAAAGGTGACCAACCCTCCACCAGGTACCATTGTTGACTCTGAGGTCACCCGTCCAGAGTGGtaaggtttattttttttttttttaaatctgttcctgcatgtttttcatttatttctagTAGTAAAAGTTAACTGTTGCAAGCTTTGTTTGCCAGGTATGACTTCTACATAGTGAGCCAGGCTGTCCGCAGTGGAAGCGTCTCCCCAACCCACTACAACGTTGTGTACGACACCAGTGGACTGAAGCCTGATCATATGCAGCGGCTTACCTACAAGCTGTGTCACATGTACTTCAACTGGCAGGTAGGCTGGCTTTGAAATCAGTGTTAATATGCTTGTTTCCTCCTGCATGGCTGTACTTTCTCCAAAGGTCTGGAAACATTTTGAATAATGTTTGAACTTAACTACAATTGCACTGAAAATTCAGTACAGGAGTGGGAGTTTTTATAGTTGTGCATAAAACAACTAATCAGAGCCAACATCATTTAGTCTGATAATAAAATAGTAAACAGGGTACCTGCAGGGTCTTAAAAGTATTATTCCTaaatttaatataaaataaggCCTTAAAATTCTTACATTTCATTCAcaaattattacatttaatttagAAAGGTCTTGTCCTTTCTCATAGGATTAAATCAATATCGTAACGTCATAAATGAATGCTTTGTATGGTTTTACAATTTACTACATTTGGTGTGACTTGGATGTTATACAACAGTACAGGTACTGTTTGTTGGTGTTTTTCTTTACGCTCTTGACCATGGAGTGTGCGCGACACATGAAtgtacagtggcactcataaatTTATGAACCcgtgctaaagttgactaaaaaggaataaaaaaatcatcttttggaaattgatcttaatgccttaattaaaaaatataaatgaggaaaaatccaatctttaaggacaccaattttctttgtgaatgaataatgtattgtaaataaatcttcTTCCTCAAAATACAGGGGGaataagtgagtacacccctatgttaaattcccatagaggcaggcagatttttatttttgaaggccagttatttcatggatccaggatactatgcatcctgataaagttcccttggcctttggaattaaaacagccccacatcatcacatccccttcaccatacctagagagtggcatggttttatttcagttaacctaatagctggtttgatttgcattgagagatgattttatgcaaagtaccccatgccaatctctaggtatggtgaagggtatgtgattatgtggggctattttaattccaaaggctgTTATTCCATAAAAATCTGTCTCTggaaatttaacataggggtgtacttacttatgccccctgtattttaaggaagaacatttatttatttacgatacattattcattcacaaagaaaattggtgtccttaaaggttggatttttcctcattttttttttttattcctctttttagtcaactttagcatgggttcataaacttacgAGTGCCACTCTATAATAACGCTGcaacatgttttattataaatccaTGGACATGGTGAGCAAGTTCAGGCGTGAATCAATCGGTTGTCAGGAAAGAAACCAAAACATCTCGCACCGTGTTAgtaacaagctaacgttagctcgtcGGTTAGAATGGGCAAGTGTCAGAAGATCTGGCCAGAGATGGGGACAAGTTGGCAGACGAGGCGGAGGGCAATGGGGCTGAGCTTAGCATGACAAGCGGATCGCTGTGAGAGTCATTTCAGCGCTAACTAAACGGCGGAGCTGAAGACCCGTCTGCAGGTTCCTGATCAGTTTCAACAGCAACGGCGTGAGGGTTGTGTATAAGTATTTATaagttttgtatttttagtTTCATAGCATAGGAGCTCTTCATGTAACAAATATTGATCTTATGTCATTAGAGTACAAACACACCTAACAAAGCTATTGTGAATTAAATATTGTGGAGTGTTACAACAAATTGTTATATTAAATTCAGGTAACGATGGTAAAGAATTATATTCTTGGGCCTAAAATCCACACAGATTTTCCGTTATATGGCTGTGAATTTGGCATAACATTTCATCCTaggtggtattaaaaaggtcaaAGTCTTAAGTTTAAGTTGA
Coding sequences within:
- the piwil1 gene encoding piwi-like protein 1 isoform X2, producing MTGRARARSRGRARGQETAVPGASQAREPAPAAPPPAEGELVGRGRQKGAPGPYSAEAILQISGGFQQVKLGERGGRRRDFHDAGVNTRQAMEHVKDSKSGTSGAAIQLTANFFRIVSRPQWVLYQYHVDFKPPMEARRLRSALLFHHEEVLGSARSFDGALLFLPNRLHNKETVLHSETRNGEKVQITVTLTNELPPTSPVCIQFYNIIFRRILRILDMQQIGRNYYNPKDPLNIPQHRLTIWPGYTTTILRYESSIMLCTDVSHKVLRSETVLDFMANLRQKCGNQRFPEICTKELVGLIVLTKYNNKTYRIDDIAWDHTPNNTFTRGDKDISFKNYYKTQYNLDITDGNQVLLVSHVKKAMGPSGGPPPGPAMLIPELCYLTGLTDKMRADYNIMKDLNTHTKLEPEQREVRLNRFVSNIHTNTDAQAELDKWGLNFDKQLLHLTGRVLPAERIFQGPKSYDYNPRAADWSKEMRGMPLISSPPLENWLMLYTRRNGNEAQSLLQTLNRVSGPLGFRMQRAVMIEYEDHQESLVRALQQNVGPHTQMVVVVLPSNRKDKYDSVKKYLCVDCPVPSQCVVSRTISKPQTLMTVATKIALQMACKMGGELWSVEIPLKQLMIVGIDCYHDTLAGKRSIGALVASLNQGMSRWFSKCVLQHKGQEIMDGLKMALSAALKAYLKFNNCLPSRIIVYRDGVGDGQLHSVVSYEVSQIMDSIKSMGHDYVPKLSVVVVKKRISSRFFAHINGKVTNPPPGTIVDSEVTRPEWYDFYIVSQAVRSGSVSPTHYNVVYDTSGLKPDHMQRLTYKLCHMYFNWQGIIRVPAPCQYAHKLAFLVGQSIHREPGVKLDDLLFYL
- the piwil1 gene encoding piwi-like protein 1 isoform X1; amino-acid sequence: MTGRARARSRGRARGQETAVPGAVRASQAREPAPAAPPPAEGELVGRGRQKGAPGPYSAEAILQISGGFQQVKLGERGGRRRDFHDAGVNTRQAMEHVKDSKSGTSGAAIQLTANFFRIVSRPQWVLYQYHVDFKPPMEARRLRSALLFHHEEVLGSARSFDGALLFLPNRLHNKETVLHSETRNGEKVQITVTLTNELPPTSPVCIQFYNIIFRRILRILDMQQIGRNYYNPKDPLNIPQHRLTIWPGYTTTILRYESSIMLCTDVSHKVLRSETVLDFMANLRQKCGNQRFPEICTKELVGLIVLTKYNNKTYRIDDIAWDHTPNNTFTRGDKDISFKNYYKTQYNLDITDGNQVLLVSHVKKAMGPSGGPPPGPAMLIPELCYLTGLTDKMRADYNIMKDLNTHTKLEPEQREVRLNRFVSNIHTNTDAQAELDKWGLNFDKQLLHLTGRVLPAERIFQGPKSYDYNPRAADWSKEMRGMPLISSPPLENWLMLYTRRNGNEAQSLLQTLNRVSGPLGFRMQRAVMIEYEDHQESLVRALQQNVGPHTQMVVVVLPSNRKDKYDSVKKYLCVDCPVPSQCVVSRTISKPQTLMTVATKIALQMACKMGGELWSVEIPLKQLMIVGIDCYHDTLAGKRSIGALVASLNQGMSRWFSKCVLQHKGQEIMDGLKMALSAALKAYLKFNNCLPSRIIVYRDGVGDGQLHSVVSYEVSQIMDSIKSMGHDYVPKLSVVVVKKRISSRFFAHINGKVTNPPPGTIVDSEVTRPEWYDFYIVSQAVRSGSVSPTHYNVVYDTSGLKPDHMQRLTYKLCHMYFNWQGIIRVPAPCQYAHKLAFLVGQSIHREPGVKLDDLLFYL